The Bradyrhizobium sp. WBAH42 genome includes a window with the following:
- a CDS encoding GGDEF domain-containing protein: protein MDSSFDDPDYDYAASIAGRAMRSMAEQRVAPTPANFAVWYQYFAGGHDDLRNAIDLLIDHNRPFDAQTNQDLFETYVAPQVSAVVVDTSERLQALMGTAKEFLATAIADNHSQMQVISQVADQGKAGVDPKLLVAQLMNELARAATRATRLEAGFAEKTRELDVIRDSLSRSEQRARTDTLTGLANRRALDEFLRKAQTTAEWGEPLSVLLLDIDHFKSFNDNFGHGVGDQVLRLMAKVLREKVRAQDLPARYGGEELIAVLPDADLAACAEIAERIRRAIAEATITRRSTGEILPGISVSIGVAQYRVGETIADLIERCDRALYLAKGGGRNRVVTESELERAGAAG from the coding sequence ATGGATTCCAGCTTCGACGATCCCGATTACGACTATGCCGCGTCCATTGCTGGGCGGGCGATGCGGAGCATGGCCGAACAGCGGGTTGCGCCGACCCCGGCCAATTTTGCGGTCTGGTACCAATATTTCGCAGGCGGCCACGACGATCTGCGCAACGCAATCGATCTCCTGATCGATCACAATCGTCCGTTCGATGCCCAAACCAATCAGGATCTGTTCGAGACCTACGTCGCGCCCCAGGTGAGTGCCGTCGTGGTCGACACGTCCGAGCGGCTGCAGGCGCTGATGGGGACGGCGAAGGAGTTTCTGGCGACAGCGATCGCTGACAATCATTCGCAGATGCAGGTCATCAGCCAGGTGGCCGACCAGGGCAAGGCCGGCGTCGATCCAAAGCTGCTGGTCGCCCAGCTCATGAACGAGCTGGCGCGGGCCGCCACGCGGGCGACGCGGCTGGAGGCAGGCTTTGCGGAAAAGACCCGCGAGCTCGACGTGATCCGCGATTCGCTGTCGCGATCCGAGCAGCGCGCCCGGACCGACACGCTGACGGGGCTCGCGAACCGGCGGGCACTCGATGAATTCCTGCGCAAGGCGCAGACGACGGCGGAATGGGGCGAGCCGCTCAGCGTGCTGCTGCTCGACATCGATCACTTCAAGTCCTTCAACGACAATTTCGGCCACGGTGTCGGCGACCAGGTGCTGCGCCTGATGGCCAAGGTGCTGCGCGAGAAGGTTCGCGCGCAGGATCTGCCGGCCCGCTATGGCGGCGAGGAGCTGATCGCGGTGCTGCCGGACGCCGATCTGGCCGCCTGCGCCGAGATCGCCGAACGCATCAGGCGCGCAATCGCCGAAGCCACCATCACGCGTCGTTCGACCGGCGAGATCCTGCCCGGCATCAGCGTGTCGATCGGCGTGGCGCAATATCGGGTCGGCGAGACGATCGCGGATCTGATCGAGCGTTGCGACCGCGCGCTCTATCTCGCCAAGGGCGGCGGTCGTAATCGTGTGGTGACGGAGAGCGAGCTCGAGCGGGCCGGGGCTGCGGGGTAA
- a CDS encoding exodeoxyribonuclease III, with amino-acid sequence MRLSLTTWNINSVRLRIDLVAKFLKSARPEVLCLQETKCIDDAFPLKRFKRLGYEHIALNGQKGYHGVAIVSKIPFESKDIRTFCDKVDSRHISVSFGDKAGIARPLVLHNFYVPAGGDIPDPVANEKFDHKLRFLDEMTACEPLHPRGEDRHILVGDLNVAPHENDVWSHKQLLKVVSHTPVETEKLKAALEAGEWIDVARDRIPMSEKVYTWWSYRSADWTVGDRGRRLDHIWVSRALKDAVQDFRILRDARSWERPSDHVPVTVTLEV; translated from the coding sequence ATGCGTCTTTCCCTGACAACCTGGAACATCAATTCGGTGCGGCTGCGCATCGATTTGGTCGCGAAGTTTCTCAAGAGCGCGCGGCCGGAGGTGCTCTGCCTGCAGGAGACCAAGTGCATCGACGATGCCTTTCCGCTGAAGCGCTTCAAGCGGCTCGGCTACGAGCACATCGCGCTGAACGGGCAGAAGGGCTATCACGGCGTCGCCATCGTCTCGAAGATCCCGTTCGAATCAAAGGACATCCGCACCTTCTGCGACAAGGTGGATTCGCGCCACATCTCGGTGTCGTTCGGCGACAAGGCGGGCATCGCAAGACCGCTGGTGCTGCATAATTTCTACGTGCCCGCTGGCGGCGACATTCCCGATCCCGTTGCGAACGAGAAGTTCGATCACAAGCTCCGCTTCCTCGACGAGATGACGGCGTGCGAGCCGCTGCATCCGCGCGGTGAGGATCGCCACATCCTGGTCGGCGATCTCAACGTCGCCCCGCATGAGAACGACGTGTGGTCGCACAAGCAGCTGCTGAAAGTCGTGTCGCACACGCCGGTCGAAACCGAGAAGCTGAAGGCGGCGCTCGAAGCCGGCGAATGGATCGACGTCGCGCGCGATCGCATTCCGATGTCGGAGAAGGTCTATACGTGGTGGAGCTATCGCTCCGCCGACTGGACCGTCGGCGATCGCGGCCGCAGGCTCGACCATATCTGGGTCTCGCGCGCGCTGAAGGACGCGGTGCAGGATTTCAGGATTCTGCGCGACGCCCGCAGCTGGGAGCGTCCGTCGGACCATGTCCCCGTGACGGTGACGCTGGAGGTTTAG
- a CDS encoding DNA translocase FtsK — protein MSMSAIERVIPLVGHLPPSIREGLARRVRELTGLGLIALAGVAAAALMTWSVQDPSLSHATSRPIRNILGYAGAIGADLAMQILGLGAIMLVLTVAVWGWRMMTHRPFDREALRLGSWVLCTVIAAGFVSCFQHGGAWPLPTGLGGVVGDALVRAPAVIFGPAGTIYRIVLGTILFAAMTATFLIACGLGAREHDDELAEIEEDDKPLDQDEESDRGSVSLGWLFHALMSTKARLIWLLGAAYRSLVSSGPKTKAVAFSRQEPNLGGGRSAPSISPQSHDEDDEDEHEEDVEDEEEEEEEPAVRAPKKKAAPKAASKKSSDKFDLPSVSMLAAPKAGDRQPLSKAELENNSRSLEGVLQDFGVRGEIVKANPGPVVTLYELEPAPGIKSSRVIGLADDIARSMSALSARVAVVPGRNAIGIELPNAHREKVYLRELLVAKEATDTVAKLPLCLGKTIGGDPVIIDLARTPHMLIAGTTGSGKSVAINTMILSLVYRLRPDQCRLIMVDPKMLELSVYDGIPHLLTPVVTDPKKAVVALKWAVREMEERYKNMAKLGVRNIDGYNTRLLELKAKGEEPTRTVHTGFDKETGKAIYEEEKLSLDPLPYIVIIVDEMADLMMVAGKDIEGAVQRLAQMARAAGLHVILATQRPSVDVITGTIKANFPTRIAFQVTSKIDSRTILGEMGAEQLLGQGDMLYMAGGGRISRVHGPFASDEEVEKVVRHLKTQGQPEYLEAVTAEEPTEDEDGAVFDATGMGGDGGGDLFQQAVAIVKRDRKASTSYIQRRLQIGYNRAASLMERMELEGIVGPANHAGKREILVEEEDSHM, from the coding sequence GTGAGCATGTCGGCAATCGAACGTGTCATTCCTCTGGTCGGCCATCTGCCGCCCTCGATCCGCGAGGGGCTGGCGCGGCGCGTGCGCGAGCTCACCGGCCTCGGCCTGATCGCGCTGGCGGGCGTCGCCGCCGCGGCGCTGATGACGTGGTCGGTGCAGGATCCCAGCCTCAGCCACGCGACCTCGCGGCCGATCCGCAACATCCTCGGCTATGCCGGTGCGATCGGCGCCGATCTCGCGATGCAGATCCTGGGGCTCGGCGCGATCATGCTGGTGCTGACCGTTGCGGTCTGGGGCTGGCGCATGATGACGCATCGCCCGTTCGATCGCGAGGCGTTGCGGCTCGGCTCCTGGGTTCTCTGCACGGTGATCGCGGCAGGCTTCGTCAGTTGCTTTCAGCACGGCGGCGCCTGGCCGCTGCCGACCGGCCTCGGCGGGGTGGTCGGCGATGCCCTGGTGCGCGCGCCCGCGGTGATCTTCGGGCCGGCCGGCACGATCTATCGCATCGTGCTGGGCACGATCCTGTTCGCCGCGATGACCGCGACTTTCCTAATCGCCTGCGGCCTCGGCGCACGCGAGCATGACGACGAGCTCGCGGAGATCGAGGAAGACGACAAGCCGCTCGACCAAGACGAGGAGAGCGATCGCGGCTCGGTCTCGCTGGGCTGGCTATTCCATGCGCTGATGAGCACCAAGGCGCGGCTGATCTGGTTGCTAGGCGCTGCCTACCGCTCGCTGGTCTCGAGCGGTCCGAAGACCAAGGCTGTCGCCTTCAGCCGCCAGGAGCCCAATCTCGGCGGCGGCCGCTCAGCGCCGTCTATCTCGCCGCAGTCTCACGACGAGGACGACGAGGACGAGCACGAAGAGGACGTGGAAGACGAGGAGGAGGAAGAGGAGGAGCCCGCCGTGCGCGCCCCGAAGAAGAAGGCTGCGCCGAAGGCCGCTTCCAAGAAATCCTCCGACAAGTTCGATCTTCCCTCCGTCTCCATGCTGGCCGCGCCGAAGGCCGGCGATCGCCAGCCGCTCAGCAAAGCCGAGCTGGAGAACAATTCCCGTTCGCTCGAAGGCGTACTGCAGGATTTCGGCGTGCGCGGCGAGATCGTGAAGGCCAATCCCGGCCCCGTTGTCACGCTGTACGAGCTGGAGCCGGCGCCCGGCATCAAGTCCTCGCGCGTGATCGGCCTTGCCGACGACATCGCCCGCTCGATGAGCGCGCTCTCGGCGCGCGTCGCGGTCGTGCCCGGCCGCAACGCCATCGGCATCGAATTGCCGAACGCGCATCGCGAAAAGGTTTACCTGCGCGAATTGCTGGTGGCGAAGGAGGCGACCGATACGGTGGCAAAGCTGCCGCTCTGCCTCGGCAAGACCATCGGTGGCGACCCTGTCATCATCGACCTCGCGCGCACGCCGCACATGCTGATCGCCGGCACCACCGGTTCGGGCAAGTCGGTCGCGATCAACACCATGATCCTCAGCCTCGTCTACAGGCTGCGCCCCGATCAGTGCCGCCTGATCATGGTCGATCCGAAGATGCTCGAGCTCTCCGTCTATGACGGCATTCCCCATCTGCTCACGCCTGTCGTGACCGACCCGAAGAAGGCGGTGGTCGCGCTGAAATGGGCCGTGCGCGAGATGGAGGAGCGCTACAAGAACATGGCCAAGCTCGGTGTGCGCAACATCGACGGCTACAACACGCGCCTGCTCGAATTGAAGGCCAAGGGCGAGGAGCCGACGCGGACCGTGCACACCGGCTTCGACAAGGAAACCGGCAAGGCGATCTACGAGGAAGAGAAGCTCTCGCTCGACCCGCTGCCCTACATCGTCATCATCGTCGACGAAATGGCCGACCTGATGATGGTCGCCGGCAAGGACATCGAAGGCGCGGTGCAGCGTCTCGCGCAGATGGCCCGCGCCGCAGGCCTGCACGTGATCCTGGCGACGCAGCGTCCGTCGGTCGACGTCATCACCGGCACCATCAAGGCGAACTTCCCGACCCGCATCGCCTTCCAGGTCACGTCCAAGATCGACAGCCGCACCATTCTGGGCGAGATGGGCGCCGAGCAGCTGCTCGGCCAGGGCGACATGCTCTACATGGCGGGCGGTGGCCGCATCAGCCGCGTGCACGGACCTTTCGCCTCCGACGAGGAGGTCGAGAAGGTGGTGCGTCACCTCAAGACGCAGGGACAGCCGGAATATCTCGAAGCCGTCACGGCCGAGGAGCCGACCGAGGACGAGGACGGTGCCGTGTTCGACGCCACCGGCATGGGCGGGGATGGCGGCGGCGATCTCTTCCAGCAGGCGGTTGCGATCGTCAAGCGCGACCGCAAGGCCTCGACCAGCTACATCCAGCGTCGTCTGCAGATCGGCTATAACCGCGCCGCATCGTTGATGGAGCGCATGGAACTGGAGGGCATCGTCGGTCCCGCCAACCATGCCGGCAAGCGCGAGATTCTGGTCGAGGAAGAAGACAGCCATATGTGA
- a CDS encoding aminotransferase class I/II-fold pyridoxal phosphate-dependent enzyme has protein sequence MVMTASSRAPQASGSSDSERSPFVRLNELLAPHQPGKPLISLAVGEPQHPVPDFVGPVLAKHIADFGRYPMNQGTEPFRNAAGAWLSSRFKLPRSLDPKTEILVLNGSREGLFLAAIAAARYVGPRPGKPAILMPNPFYPVYGAGALAAACEPIHLPTTVENGFLPDLDAIDEATLARTVAFYLASPANPQGSVAKPDYFKRLKQLADRYGFVILSDECYSEIYTREAPGSALECAGPDFTRVVAFQSLSKRSNLPGLRVGFAAGDKKLIGMFLELRNIAAPQVPVPLQHVATVAYGDEAHVEENRRLYRIKFDLADQIIGNRYGYRRPDAGFCVWLNTSEIGDDVSVTLKLFREAGVRVVPGSFLARRQPDGFNPGAGYIRLALVQDGETTAQALHRLVETLG, from the coding sequence ATGGTCATGACCGCTTCATCCCGTGCGCCGCAGGCCAGTGGAAGCTCCGATTCCGAACGCTCGCCCTTCGTCCGGCTGAACGAGCTCTTGGCCCCGCATCAGCCGGGCAAGCCTTTGATTTCGCTTGCGGTTGGCGAGCCCCAGCATCCCGTGCCCGATTTCGTCGGGCCGGTGCTGGCCAAGCACATCGCCGATTTCGGCCGTTACCCGATGAACCAGGGCACCGAGCCGTTCCGCAACGCCGCCGGCGCCTGGCTGTCATCGCGCTTCAAGCTGCCGCGGTCGCTCGACCCCAAAACCGAGATTCTCGTCCTCAATGGCAGCCGCGAGGGGCTGTTCCTCGCCGCGATCGCGGCCGCCCGCTATGTCGGCCCGCGTCCGGGCAAGCCTGCGATCCTGATGCCGAACCCGTTCTATCCGGTCTACGGCGCAGGCGCTCTTGCGGCCGCTTGCGAGCCGATCCATCTGCCGACGACCGTCGAGAACGGCTTCCTGCCCGATCTCGACGCCATCGACGAAGCGACGCTGGCGCGCACGGTGGCGTTCTACCTGGCTTCGCCCGCCAATCCGCAGGGCTCGGTCGCGAAGCCCGATTATTTCAAGCGCTTGAAGCAGCTCGCCGACCGCTATGGCTTCGTAATCCTCAGCGACGAGTGCTATTCCGAGATCTACACCCGCGAGGCTCCCGGCAGCGCGCTGGAATGCGCCGGTCCCGACTTCACGCGCGTGGTTGCATTCCAGTCGCTGTCCAAGCGCTCCAACCTGCCGGGCCTGCGCGTCGGCTTCGCCGCCGGCGACAAGAAATTGATCGGCATGTTCCTCGAGCTGCGCAACATCGCAGCACCCCAGGTGCCGGTGCCGCTCCAGCATGTCGCGACTGTCGCCTATGGCGACGAGGCGCATGTCGAGGAGAACCGGCGGCTGTACCGGATCAAGTTCGATCTCGCCGACCAGATCATCGGCAATCGTTACGGCTATCGCCGGCCCGATGCCGGCTTCTGCGTCTGGCTCAACACCTCCGAGATCGGCGACGACGTGTCGGTGACGCTCAAGCTGTTCAGGGAAGCCGGCGTGCGCGTGGTGCCCGGCAGCTTCCTGGCGCGACGGCAGCCTGACGGATTCAATCCCGGCGCAGGCTATATCCGCCTTGCGCTGGTGCAGGACGGCGAGACCACGGCGCAGGCGCTGCACCGGCTGGTCGAGACTCTGGGTTAG
- a CDS encoding diguanylate cyclase domain-containing protein gives MASVSLNRKRAKLKQVLGIRARLALLAVILVTPLMIERIRSLEDTRARQIAQAAAEFTIVARHSADAQREVISSVETILKSEAFIRASAGGITKSCDVLRASLPSSLPWIRTLLIAGQDGRIQCTTNNMYVGLDLSDRPYFQQAQETGRFVLSDFIMSRPVPSPTVMAVYPVSAFSGVADAVVLATVNLDWMSKVMNNLGGRAGITAVLVDSAGTVLAAPADQHSAVGRPLDHMPLMSAIADKALRSDQDEGSLSFLAADGSRRAVSYIRIAGTNARLIASIDEDKVSAAVSRDIRTAYLQLAFVLMFVLLGALIAAEKLVIKPIEMLADMAKRLGEGDLSARAARNRLPAEFVPLARAFNAMAAQLSQRERELIASNDRLTVMASIDMLSGLANRRGFQSRLDFEWMRAQQYGSELALLMIDVDHFKLFNDTYGHLEGDSCLTRLGESLSGIAADTMGFAARYGGEEFCLLLPNTDVTRAVEIGEQVRSAVLRLCLPHITSHHMIVTVSIGVAATKPNETLRPGDLIEAADAALYAAKHRGRNNVVEHGVQAIETSAAGMMMVASA, from the coding sequence ATGGCAAGCGTCAGTCTCAACCGCAAGCGCGCGAAACTCAAGCAGGTTCTCGGAATCCGGGCGCGGCTTGCGTTGCTCGCGGTGATTCTCGTGACGCCCCTGATGATCGAGCGCATCCGGTCCCTCGAAGACACGCGCGCGCGGCAGATCGCGCAGGCTGCGGCTGAATTCACCATTGTGGCAAGGCACAGCGCCGATGCGCAGCGCGAGGTGATCTCGTCGGTCGAGACCATCCTGAAATCGGAGGCCTTCATCCGCGCCTCCGCCGGCGGAATCACCAAGAGCTGCGACGTGCTGCGGGCGAGCCTGCCGTCGAGCCTCCCCTGGATCCGCACGCTTCTGATCGCCGGCCAGGACGGCCGCATCCAATGCACCACCAACAACATGTATGTCGGCCTCGATCTCAGCGACCGGCCGTACTTCCAGCAGGCCCAGGAAACCGGCCGCTTCGTGCTGAGCGACTTCATCATGTCGCGGCCGGTGCCCTCGCCGACGGTGATGGCGGTTTATCCGGTCTCCGCCTTCAGCGGTGTGGCCGATGCCGTCGTGCTCGCCACCGTCAATCTCGACTGGATGTCGAAGGTCATGAACAATCTGGGCGGTCGCGCCGGCATCACAGCGGTGCTGGTCGACAGCGCGGGCACCGTGCTGGCGGCACCGGCCGATCAGCACAGCGCGGTCGGCCGTCCGCTCGACCACATGCCGCTGATGTCCGCGATCGCCGACAAGGCGCTGCGCTCCGATCAGGATGAGGGTTCGCTGTCCTTCCTCGCCGCCGACGGCTCCCGCCGCGCCGTCAGCTATATCCGCATCGCCGGCACCAATGCCCGTCTGATCGCCAGCATCGACGAGGACAAGGTGTCCGCAGCGGTCAGCCGCGACATCCGCACCGCCTATCTGCAGCTCGCCTTCGTGCTCATGTTCGTCCTGCTCGGCGCGCTGATCGCCGCCGAAAAGCTCGTGATCAAGCCGATCGAGATGCTCGCCGACATGGCCAAGCGTCTCGGCGAGGGCGATCTCTCGGCCCGCGCCGCGCGCAATCGCCTGCCCGCCGAGTTCGTGCCGCTGGCCCGCGCGTTCAACGCGATGGCCGCGCAGCTGAGCCAGCGCGAGCGCGAGCTGATCGCAAGCAACGACCGCCTGACGGTGATGGCTTCGATCGACATGCTGTCCGGCCTCGCCAATCGCCGCGGTTTCCAGAGCCGGCTGGATTTCGAATGGATGCGCGCGCAGCAATATGGCAGCGAGCTTGCGCTTCTGATGATCGACGTCGATCATTTCAAGCTGTTCAACGACACCTATGGCCATCTCGAAGGCGATTCCTGCCTGACGCGACTCGGCGAATCGCTATCCGGCATCGCCGCCGACACGATGGGCTTCGCGGCCCGTTACGGCGGCGAGGAGTTCTGCCTGCTGCTGCCGAACACCGACGTGACGCGCGCCGTGGAGATCGGCGAGCAGGTGCGTTCGGCCGTGCTGAGGCTCTGTCTGCCGCACATCACCTCGCACCACATGATCGTCACCGTCTCGATCGGCGTCGCTGCGACCAAGCCGAACGAGACCCTGCGCCCAGGCGACCTGATCGAAGCCGCTGACGCCGCGCTCTACGCCGCCAAGCACCGCGGCCGCAACAACGTCGTCGAGCACGGCGTGCAGGCCATCGAGACCAGCGCGGCCGGCATGATGATGGTGGCGAGCGCCTAA
- a CDS encoding YggS family pyridoxal phosphate-dependent enzyme, with protein MTEANAAPVTGDSPNALATVEAEIARACRDAQRDRGSVTLIAVSKTFAADAITPVIAAGQRVFGENRVQEAKAKWPALTSAYPGIALHLIGPLQSNKAKEAVALFDAIHSVDRPSICQALAKEIESQNKHPQLFVQVNTGEEPQKAGVAPGEADAFIASCRDTYGLTISGLMCIPPVDEPPAAHFALTAKIAARNGLTNLSMGMSADFATAIMLGATHVRVGSAIFGHR; from the coding sequence ATGACAGAAGCCAACGCCGCGCCGGTAACCGGCGATTCACCAAATGCGCTCGCCACAGTCGAAGCCGAAATTGCACGCGCCTGCAGGGACGCGCAGCGTGACCGCGGCTCGGTCACGCTGATCGCCGTGTCCAAGACTTTCGCGGCGGACGCAATTACTCCGGTTATCGCCGCCGGACAGCGCGTATTTGGCGAGAATCGGGTGCAGGAAGCCAAAGCCAAGTGGCCGGCATTAACGTCTGCTTACCCCGGTATCGCGCTGCATCTGATCGGGCCGCTGCAATCCAACAAGGCGAAAGAGGCGGTCGCGCTGTTCGACGCCATCCATTCGGTCGACCGTCCGAGCATTTGCCAAGCGTTAGCCAAGGAAATCGAATCCCAGAACAAGCACCCGCAGCTGTTCGTCCAGGTCAACACCGGCGAGGAGCCGCAGAAGGCCGGCGTTGCGCCTGGCGAGGCCGATGCCTTCATTGCGAGCTGCCGCGACACCTACGGGCTGACGATCTCCGGGTTGATGTGCATCCCGCCGGTCGACGAGCCCCCTGCCGCGCACTTTGCGCTCACCGCCAAGATCGCCGCGCGCAATGGCTTGACGAATCTCTCGATGGGCATGAGCGCCGATTTCGCGACCGCCATCATGTTGGGCGCCACCCATGTGCGCGTCGGGAGCGCGATCTTCGGGCATCGGTGA
- a CDS encoding outer membrane lipoprotein carrier protein LolA, with amino-acid sequence MAGVLLVTAAMVTAASFAQTVPVPKPAPKGRDGGASAGGPAVTGATQAPPNPVIPDPRRNVPSSIFQTFDANQKAQAAKVSAYLSSLQTLVGNFVQVGPDGSKTQGDFYIQKPGKVRFEYDAPSPIDIVADGSSLVVRDRKLATQDVYPLSQTPLRFLLSDRIDLMKDTNVVNVSADDVFVSVTIEEKQALVGTSRLLLMFGAKDGQLKQWTVTDPQGYDTTIAVYNLDSSKRLDPNMFKIDFTNYSTPSPG; translated from the coding sequence ATGGCCGGCGTGCTTCTCGTCACCGCCGCGATGGTGACCGCCGCGTCGTTCGCGCAGACCGTGCCGGTGCCGAAACCCGCGCCGAAGGGGCGTGACGGTGGCGCGTCCGCCGGCGGGCCGGCCGTCACCGGCGCGACGCAGGCGCCGCCCAATCCGGTGATCCCGGATCCGCGGCGCAACGTGCCGAGCAGCATCTTCCAGACGTTCGACGCCAACCAGAAGGCGCAGGCGGCCAAGGTCAGCGCCTATCTGTCGTCGCTGCAGACATTGGTCGGGAATTTCGTCCAGGTCGGCCCCGACGGCAGCAAGACGCAGGGCGATTTCTACATCCAGAAACCGGGCAAGGTGCGCTTCGAATATGACGCGCCGAGCCCGATCGACATCGTCGCCGACGGATCCTCGCTCGTGGTGCGCGACCGCAAGCTCGCGACCCAGGACGTCTATCCGCTGTCGCAGACGCCGCTGCGTTTCCTGCTCTCCGATCGCATCGACCTGATGAAGGACACCAACGTCGTCAACGTCTCGGCCGACGACGTCTTCGTCAGCGTCACCATCGAGGAGAAGCAGGCCCTGGTCGGCACCAGCCGCCTCCTGCTGATGTTCGGCGCCAAGGACGGCCAGCTCAAGCAGTGGACCGTCACCGATCCGCAGGGCTACGACACCACGATCGCGGTCTACAATCTGGATTCGAGCAAGAGGCTCGACCCCAACATGTTCAAGATCGATTTCACCAATTACAGCACGCCGTCGCCGGGTTGA
- a CDS encoding cyclic nucleotide-binding domain-containing protein: MSIDDDVALLERVPTLRLLGDASLRMLAIGSEQRDFVRGDVLFNLGDDADAGFVVQRGAFRVEDGAGAEMIAGPGALIGELALVVPMKRPSSAIALEHSSVIRVARSLFQRVLESDPAAAVRLRDEFAVRSSQIASDILMAGAKLTS; the protein is encoded by the coding sequence ATGTCAATCGACGATGATGTAGCGCTTCTCGAGCGTGTCCCGACACTGCGCCTGTTGGGAGACGCTTCGTTGCGCATGCTGGCGATCGGCTCCGAGCAGCGCGACTTCGTACGCGGCGACGTGCTGTTCAATCTCGGCGACGACGCCGATGCCGGTTTCGTGGTCCAGCGCGGCGCCTTCCGGGTCGAGGACGGCGCCGGCGCCGAAATGATCGCCGGCCCCGGTGCGCTGATCGGCGAGCTCGCGCTGGTGGTGCCGATGAAGCGGCCGTCGAGCGCGATCGCGCTGGAGCATTCCTCCGTCATCCGCGTCGCACGCAGCCTGTTCCAGCGCGTGCTCGAAAGCGATCCCGCCGCGGCGGTGCGCCTGCGCGACGAATTCGCGGTGCGCTCCAGCCAGATCGCCAGCGATATCCTGATGGCGGGCGCGAAGCTGACGAGCTGA
- a CDS encoding response regulator transcription factor translates to MANARKILIVDDDTDLRDTLVEQLSLHEEFEASAVDTGAKGASAAKANSPDLVLMDVGLPDTDGREVVRSLRKGGFKAPIIMLTGHDTDSDTILGLESGANDYVAKPFRFAVLLARIRAQLRQHEASEDAVFSVGPYSFRPGSKMLTAANARKVRLTEKETAILRFLYRAGQMPVSRETLLQEVWGYNSGVTTHTLETHIYRLRQKIEKDAANPEILVTEAGGYKLVP, encoded by the coding sequence ATGGCCAATGCCCGCAAGATCCTGATCGTGGATGACGATACCGATCTGCGCGATACGTTGGTGGAGCAATTATCGCTACACGAAGAATTCGAGGCCTCCGCCGTCGATACCGGCGCCAAGGGCGCCAGCGCCGCGAAGGCCAACTCCCCCGATCTGGTCCTGATGGATGTCGGCCTGCCCGACACCGATGGCCGCGAGGTCGTCCGCTCCCTGCGCAAGGGCGGCTTCAAGGCCCCGATCATCATGCTGACCGGGCACGACACCGATTCCGACACGATTTTGGGCCTGGAATCCGGCGCCAACGACTATGTGGCAAAGCCCTTCCGCTTCGCCGTGCTGCTGGCCCGCATCCGCGCCCAGCTCCGCCAGCACGAAGCCAGCGAGGACGCGGTGTTCTCGGTCGGCCCCTACTCCTTCCGCCCCGGCTCGAAGATGCTGACCGCGGCCAATGCCCGCAAGGTGCGGCTCACCGAGAAGGAAACCGCCATCCTCCGCTTCCTCTATCGGGCCGGCCAGATGCCGGTGTCGCGCGAGACCCTGCTCCAGGAGGTCTGGGGCTACAATTCCGGCGTTACCACCCACACGCTGGAAACCCACATCTACCGCCTCCGCCAGAAGATCGAGAAGGACGCGGCCAACCCGGAGATCCTGGTCACGGAAGCCGGTGGCTACAAGCTGGTGCCGTGA
- a CDS encoding L,D-transpeptidase, giving the protein MKNKATSVGYTRNRSAGPLSAIRVKPAAGNPRRGWLTAGALTIPVALGRGGILANKREGDGGTPRGSFRPRQLWWRGDRHSRPRTFLPARIITGEDAWCEDPRDRHYNQSIRLGEGQGGDRLERGDHLYDFIIEIDHNTRPRIAGRGSAVFLHLARDNFGPTAGCVSMTKSAMLQLLRRLGPRTKIIIG; this is encoded by the coding sequence ATGAAAAATAAAGCAACTTCAGTCGGTTACACCAGGAATCGAAGTGCCGGGCCGCTGTCGGCGATCCGCGTTAAGCCTGCTGCCGGTAATCCGCGGCGGGGCTGGCTGACGGCCGGAGCGCTGACCATTCCGGTTGCGCTGGGGCGAGGCGGCATTCTCGCCAACAAGCGCGAGGGCGATGGCGGCACCCCCAGAGGCAGCTTCCGGCCCAGGCAATTGTGGTGGCGGGGCGACCGGCACAGCCGTCCCCGGACATTCCTGCCGGCCCGGATCATCACCGGCGAGGACGCCTGGTGCGAGGATCCGCGGGATCGCCATTACAACCAGAGCATCCGGCTCGGCGAGGGGCAGGGCGGCGACCGCCTCGAACGCGGCGATCATCTCTACGACTTCATCATCGAGATCGACCACAATACGCGCCCCCGCATCGCCGGCCGCGGCAGCGCGGTGTTCCTGCACCTCGCCCGCGACAATTTCGGCCCGACCGCCGGCTGCGTCTCCATGACGAAATCCGCGATGCTGCAATTGCTGCGGCGCCTGGGCCCGCGAACAAAGATCATCATCGGGTGA